From the Chryseobacterium sp. G0201 genome, the window TGTATGGTTGCCACTATAACATATTTGAATACAAAGAGAGCTGTTAAAGGCTCTCTTTTTTATATTCAAAAAGTTCTGAAGTGATATTGCCTAAATAATCTATTAGCCCATAATCATAAACAATACAAAAAACGACATCAAAAGGCAAACTACATTCTTTTGATATTTCTAAAAGTTCTGATATAAAAGATTCCATTATTAACTCAATTTATTTTGATTAATAATCTGATCTACTTCATTTCGTTTGAAGTACACACGGTTGCCAAATCCGTAACTTGGAATCATCTTGTCCTTTCTCCATCTGTGGAGTGTTGATAAATCGATTTTTAAGAGTTTACAGACTTCCGAACGTGTTAGATATTCGGTGGGTTGGATGGGTTGGAATTTGGCAGATAGTTGTACCGTTAGTTCAGGAATCAAAGAATTTTTTAATTCTGTGATCAGGTCGGTCGGGTTTGTGCCGATAAATTGAATTTGTGTCATAATGATAATTTTACCTTGTTATTATGACACAAAATTATAGGTATTGAAAACTGAGGGAGTGCAAAAGCACTCCCATTTCACTCCCGTATGATATTGCAATATGTTTTAATCAGTATTAGAAATAAGCCTTTTCATTTCTTCAAGATATTGATAAGAGGTATATTTCTCGATTTGGTAATTAGGTGATTTTGATTTTAAGTTGAGTCTATTTTTATAAACAAATTCTTTTGGGTCAGCATCCAATAAAATTCCTGTAATTTCATTTGCTTTTGCTTCGCCAAGAGTTGTAAATATAGGCAGATCGAAAAAACCTAGTTCCTGTAACAAAGCTAATTTTTGAGGATTCTTATATTTTATTTTTAATATGTTTTCCTTTTTTTTAGAGGCTTGGAGAGATTCAGCTCTATTTATTAAGAATTTGGCGATCTTATGATATTCAATATATTCATTCTTGATAAATCTAGAATAATCAAATTTAATAGACTTGTTTTCTATATAAGCATAACTATGAAGAAATTTACGAGATAAATCGGTTAAGTAAAGTTCTGAATTAATACTCATCATTCTTTCTAAAAGTATTTTTAATACTTCATTTGTTATTTTTTCATAATGAACTATATATACATTATTTCCTTTATGCGTAACCGTCTCATCCCAATTAATTAATTGAGGTGGAAATAAAAATATTTTCCTTTTATAACATCTTAAAATATAATTTTTGATAGCTTCTCGTAATATATTACTCAAATTTAAAGTGTCAAATTGTACATCTATAAATGTTCCATATTTCCTTTCAGATAATGTAAATTTAAAATCCAACGGATGAACTTTATATTTATCATATTTATTAAATAAATTTTCCCCTATAAATGCATATTCATCTTCAGTGGGATTATATTTTAAGTATTCTTTTAAATTTTTCGAATATTCATTTTTGAAACTATCAAAATTATCATATAAAGGAATATGGTAATCATCCATATTATTAAGATTTAATAAGTTATTTAGCTTTGTCTGATTGTATTTTTTAACAAATATTTTTTTCATGATTATGTATTCTAAGTCTAATAATAATTTTTGCTATGTAAGATTATATAGAATTTTTTTTGAAAAATACGCTGATAAATTATGATGTCTTTTGCTTTTCTGACAATTCTTTAAAAGTCTGAGCCGTTTGCATAGCCCAATCATCCGCAGTCTTACCGATATAGTTTAAAAACATAGATTCTGTTTTATGACCTGTAATACTCATAAGCTGAGGTGTAGTAAACAATTTATTTCCATAAAAGTTTGTAGCAAATGAACGTCTACAAACATGAGACGAAACTAAATTACATTTTTCAGTTTCTACAATTTCATTCTTTTTGGTAATTTCATTGTAAACTTTCCCTTTTACAATTTCATGAATACCTGCCAATTCACATACTTTCTTTATATGTTTGTTAAATAAAGTAGAATTTGAATCAGGATTATCAGCAAATATTGGAGGAAAATCACCATTATATTTATTTAAAATAGTTTCAACTTCATGATGTAAAGGAATAACAACTTTCTCTCCTGTTTTTTGTTGTGTAATTTCAATGAATCTAAATGAATTCCCTCCAGAATCTGTTTTAGTATATATCATTCTTTTTGTCATTCTAAGCAAGTCACTAGCTCTTTGTCCTAAATAACATCCTAACACTAACCAATCACTAGCAATCCTCCAATCTGTATTTAAAGTAATAATATCTTTTACTTTTTCAATTTCATTTAAAGACAGAAATACTTTATGCTCACTATTAGTCGTTCCAGTACTAAACCCTGCTATTTGATGATTGATCTGCTTTCCATTATTTCTTGCATCAAAAAGTACAGTTTTAAAGTTTTTAATAAATCTTGTTGCCGTAGTATCTAATAGATTACATTCGACAATAAGATAGTTTTTAAATTCTAATAAAACCTTCGCACTGATTTCTTCAATCAAATATTTTTTTTTCTTATTCTTTTGATAATCTGTAAATCTATCTTTTAAGTTATTATACTTCCCAATAGTACTGTTGGTATTAGAAGCGATGCTTTTTTTGAAAGATATAAAGTTTGAAAGATAAATTAAGAGAATACTATCATCCATTTTTTCATCAATACGATTATAAAAAGAATTTATTTTTTCCTCTAACCATTCTTTACAAAATATAATTCCTTTTGCATAATCTGAGTTATAACTTTTCATTACAAAAGTTTCTAATTCATTAAGCTCTAAAGCTAAATTTTTAAATTCCGGAAGTTTTTGAATTGGTCTTGCTGTCTTGCTACTCCAAAATGCTGGATTAATTGTTTTACCTGTTTTAGCTTGAAAAACTTTTTCTCTACTTAATGAAAAGCGTAAATATATTTGAGCATTATCTGAATTATGCAATACGCGAAATTTAACTGTTGCCATCAATTGTATTTTTAATAATTCAAATATACAAATTATTCCAACCATATTTCAACCATATTGAAATCTATTGAATCTTATTGCAATTTAAAAACACTATAAACAACTATAAATAAAACATATAACGTAGCATATACAATCTTACCATTGCTTTAAAATTCAATATTCAGGTACGCTAGGTACCTCAAAAACCTCTAATCGATTGATTAGAGGTTTTTTTATTTTATACACTGCAAATAAATGTAACCTTTAACATGTCTCCTTATTTTACTATACAAATAATAATTGTTTGAAGGAAATATAAAAATTACAGCTAAATATTTTCATTTCACCTACGGCAAAGTTTTCAGCATTTTTAAAATATCATTATAAAGATTTCATGGAATTATTTTTAATTCTATTACTTAATTATGGAAAAAAGTTTAAAATAAATCAATAAACGCTTACAATTCAACAATTAAAATATATAATCCATAAAATAAATCCAAACAGCATTATTAACTATAAAATATTAAATTATTTACAAATAAACATTGATTTAAATCATGATTTTAAATTAATTTAATTAATAAATTTGAAAAAGAATTATAATTCACTCAAATATGAATAAAATATCTATTCTTATTGCAAATTATAACAACGGAAAATATTTTCTTGAATGCTATAATTCAATTATTGGTCAAACATATCAAAATTGGGAGGTTATAATTGTAGATGACGCATCAACTGATAACTCTGTTGAAATAATTAAGAGCATCATAGGTAATGACAACCGTTTTAAACTATATCAAAACCCATTAAACAAAGGTTGCGGCTACACTAAAAGAGAATGCATGAAGTATGCAACAGGAGAAATATGTGCATATCTGGATCCTGATGATGCACTTTATCCTAGAGCTTTGGAAGAATCTGCCGAAGAATATTTATTTAACAATAAAATTGTTGCTACTTATTCGAAAATGATGATGTGTGACGAACACTTGAATCCTCAGAAAACTTTTAGTGCCACAAAAAGAATTTTTAATGACATCTATTTTTTTAATTGTCCTATACAGTTTGCTCATTTTTTCACTTTCAAGAGAGAAGTATATTTTAAAACAAAAGGAATTAATCCTGAATTGAAAAGTGCAGTAGATCAGGATCTATATCTTAAAATTCTTGAATTAGGAAATGTATCATTTATTAATGAAAATCTTTATAAGTACAGACTTCATGCGGATGGAATTTCTCAACACAATTCAAAGCAAGATGCAAAGGATTCTTTTGCAAAAGTGATTCATGAAGCCATGAAACGAAGAGGAATTAAAAAAATTCACGGTAAAAACGTTCCAGATCAATTTACTAACGCAGACGAGATCTATAAACTTCTAGAGTATCAGACAGAGCCTTTATTTAGGATAAGAAATAAACTCAATATAGCATTCATGTAGATTCTAAAAACCGATGAAAATATTTGTTACAAAACAAATTTTGACTGTATTACTTATTCCCAATCTTTATAATTCCTTTATTAATATTCATTAAAAAGGTCTCCCTTGCGGGAGACCGTAAAAACACAAATGATGAAAAAAATCTATCCGGAAATGAAAACCCGAATAGAATATCGTAAAAAGTAATTTGCATTACTTTATTAGTCTTTTTTAATTATAAATCTATAATAAAAAGGTTTTATCTTAAAATCCTAATTCAGTACCTAGTTCACATATAAGCGAATAAAAATTACTTATAGACAACATTTTATAAAAAATATTTACAAACTAAGATTTTACCATTGCAAATATAAACTAATTTTTATTATTCTTCCCATGCAATAGGAATATAAACTGTAACATATCCATCTACATCTAATTGAGCGTCAGAAACCACACCTACCACCGAGCCATAACCAACCCAACCACCTTGCCCCTGCATCGCGGTAAAAGTATAAGTTCCGGCAGGGATTCCGTCATAATATTTGGGTAAAGACTGAAATCCTCCACTTGCATATGTGTCATACGATTCTCCCGTAACATTATTTGTGGCAACAAAACTTCCTACATCATAATTGCCGGAAAGGATTTTAGTACCTGTACTGGAAAGTAATCCGTAACGTACATGATAAGTCTTTGTTTTTGATACCTCTTTTGATTTTTTAGTATTCACATTTGCCTGAGAATCCATCATAAGATCATCGTTTGAAGAACAACCTGTAAAGATTGTAGCCAATGCGGCAAAAGCTAAAATTTTAACTATTGAATTTTTCATATTAATATAATTTGGTAATTCAAAAATATAAATTTTATATTAATCCAATGAAAATCAACAGTTAACATTTGTTTATATTAAATCGATATGAAATAAGTACGCATGTAGAAAAGATGTAGAAAAATATAATGAAACTTAAATTCATTCAAAATTAAATAAACATCAACCCAATTTTACAATTAGCAAAACAACATTTTAATATATTTTTAGAATATTTAACATTAGTTAACTAAAGGTTGGCTTCATAATTGAAAATATTCTTACAGTTAAAGTCTATTCGACTAAAACAACCCTTATTAAAATTTGAGTTATGAAAAATATAGTATTAACAGGGCTTTTGTCAGTTTTTTTATTGACGGCCTGTAAGAAAGACGATCAAGTAGCTGAAAAGTCTCTTGAACAGCAGAAAATAGAATTTCAGTCAAAACAACTTGAAATAGAGAAGCAAAAATTAGCCATTGAAAAAGAAAAAATGGCTTATGAAGCTCAAAAAAAAGCAGACAGCATAGTTGAAGTTCAAAAAGCTAAAACTGCAGCCAATAATTCAAAACCACAGGTCATAAGAGAAACAAAAACCATTTACAGAGATAGAGAATCAAATTCTAGCTCTAACAATGGAACATACGCAGATAACGGAAACAGTTCTACAGGAACCACTGCAACCAAGAAAAAGGGGATGAGTAAAGCTGCAAAAGGTACCATTATCGGTACAGTAGGTGGTGCTGCTGCAGGTGCGATCATTGCTAAGAAAAACAGAGGTCTTGGTGCCGTGATTGGAGGTGTAGTTGGTGGTGCAACAGGCTATACAATTGGTAGAGCCGGTGACAGAAAAGATGGTAGAGTTCAACCAAAATAATTAATATTTTCACAATAAATTTAAAAGATTGCTTATTTTTAGGCAATCTTTTTTTATGATCTTAATTCTGCTTTCAACGATTATCCTTATTCCAACCTTGCTGGGTTTCGGGAAAATTATGGAAAATGTTTCAGGTTCTTTATTTGAAGGAATTTCTTCTAAAATCTTTTCCGGAATATTGGGAATCAGTTTAATATGGACGATTCTTGCCTTTTTTATTCCTCTTAATATTTATGTAGAAATTGTTACTATTTTATTAGGGCTGCTTTATTTTTTTAAAGAGAAATTATATGAAAATTTCTATATATTTTCAAGAAAAGATGTAATTTCAATTGCACTCATTTCAATTGTCATCCTATTAGCAAGTTCTTATTATCCTTATATATTAGATCATTTCGGTTATTATGTTCCGACCATAAAATGGCTCACAGAATACGGACTGGTAAAAGGTATTTCAAATCTTGATCTTACGTTGGGACAAATGTCTATCTGGCATATTTTCCAAGCTGGATTCTCAAATTTTTCAGATCCATTTTTAAGAATTAATGCTGTTTTATTAATTGTTTACACAATTTATATTACTGAAAAGAAAAGCTGGATTCAACACTGTTTCATTCCAATTCTTCTATTATTTTCACAATCCCCAAGCCCGGATTTGCCTGTCATTATTTTTTCATTGATTATCTTAAAAGAGATTCTTTCAGGAAATAAAAATGCGTCGTTATTAATAGGATTTTCAGTCTTTATTTTTGCCATAAAACCTACGATGATCTGGCTTCCAATTTTAAGTTTCCTCTACTCTATTCTTATTATTAAGTCAAATTTTAAAAGTCTGATTTTTGGGACTTTAATTCTTATTTTATTTTTCATTAAAAATATCTGGACTTTCGGTTATCCGATTTTCCCGGTTTCAATCGGCGATTTGGGAGTTAACTGGCAACCCAATCCCGAAGTTTTAAAAATCTCGTCTCAATATGCTATTTTGAAGACGTATGATATGCAATATTCTTATCAGGAAATTCAGCAATTTTCTACAATCGATTACATTAAAAACTGGCTTTTATTAAATGGTATTAAATCAAAAATTAACATTCTTTTTATTGTAAGCCTATTAATCTTTATATGTTTTACAGTTATTAAAAAAAATAAAATCATAACGCTGATTTGTATTTCATTAATCATAAAAACCGTTTTAGTTCTTTTATTTTCTGCACAATACAGATTTTTTATTGATGTTTTTTTTGTGATATTTTTTGTAATGTTCATTAATTATTTCACCAAAAAGAAAGCTTTTTTTGTTTTTATATCATTAAGTATATTTTTCGTCGGATTTTTATCTTTCCCGAATCTTATTCAAAAATATGTGCCAAGCTTTAGATTAAGCAAATTCATGGGAACATTTGAAAAAGAACAATTATACAAACCATCAAGCTATATTTATAATAATTTCAGCACGCAAAAAGTCGGAAATTTGAAGTTTAATATTTCAAAAAAATATTCTTTTAGTTTTGACACACAACTTCCTGCAATTTCTACAAGTTATATTTCTGATGATGTAAAAGCAGAAATTTTTCCACAACTTATTGATGAAAACAATATCAAAAAAGGATTTATCTGGAAAAAAATGACTCCAAAAGAGAAAAAAGAAGCCCAAAACGTTATCAATACTATCGAAAATACCAATAAATAGAACCAATCCGGAAACTTTATTATGTGGAGAAAAATCGGTAATTTTGTATCATGTTCAATACTTTAGGTAATCTTCTCAGTCTTACAACATTTGGAGAAAGTCACGGTGTGGCTTATGGTGGAATCATCAATAATTTTCCGGCAGGTTTGGAAATCGATCTTGATAAAGTTCAGTACGAATTAGATCGCAGAAAACCAGGTCAATCGGCTATTGTTACACAAAGAAAAGAAAGTGACACCGTAAAATTTCTTTCAGGAATGTTTGAAGGAAAAACCACCGGAACTCCAATTGGTTTTATCATCGAAAACGAAAATCAGAAATCAAAAGATTATGATCACATCGCCAATTCTTACCGTCCGAGTCATGCAGATTTTACGTACGATCAAAAATATGGGATCAGAGACTATCGTGGTGGTGGAAAATCTTCTGCGAGAGAAACAATCAACTGGGTTGTTGCTGGTGCGCTTGCAAAACAACTTTTATCAGATATCGAGATCAACGCTTACGTTTCTTCTGTAGGCGATATTTTCTGTGAAAAACCATATCAGGCTTTAGATTTTTCTAAAACCGAGAGCAATGAAGTTCGTTGTCCTGATGCAGAAACAGCAGAAAAAATGATCGCAAGAATCAAAGAGATCAAAAAAGAAGGAAACACGATCGGAGGAACGATTACTTGTGTAATTAAAAACGTTCCTGTCGGAATTGGAGAACCTATTTTCTCTAAACTTCAGGCAGAACTAGCAAAAGCGATGTTAAATATCAATGCCTGCAAAGGTTTTGAATATGGAAGCGGATTTTGCGGAGCTAAAATGACAGGAAGTGAGCACAATGACGGTTTCAACACAGATTTCACAACAAAATCTAATCTTTCTGGAGGAATTCAAGGTGGAATTTCGAATGGAATGGATATTTATTTCCGTGTTGCTTTCAAACCTGTGGCTACGATTTTAAGACCTCAGGAAAGCGTTGACAAATACGGAAATCCTGCTATCGTGGAAGGAAAAGGAAGACATGATCCTTGTGTGGTTCCAAGAGCTGTTCCTGTAGTAGAAAGTTTAGCAGCTTTCGTTTTAGCAGACTTATTTTTGATCAACAAAACAAGAAACATCAATAATTTTTAATATAAAATTAATAGTATGAAAAATTACTGGGATAAAGGAATTTCTTTCGAAGAGTATGTAAATACAGGAAGAGAAAGATTAGAAAATCCAACCACTGAACAGGACAAAGATTATAAACAATATTACGAATTGGGACTTCAAAGAATGGAAAGAACTTTAAAAAAGTACACTCCGGATGAAGAACAATTAAAAGAATTAGAATCTAAAAACTTCGACGGAAAAATTTTAATCATTTCTGAAACTTGGTGCGGTGATGCAAGTGCAACTGTTCCTGCTTTGATTAAATTTTTCGAAGGTCACAACGAAGTAAGAATATTTTTAAGAGACAGCGATAAAAGTCTGATCAGTCAATTTCAAACCAACGGAACAGAATCTATCCCGAAAGTTATTATATTGGATAAAGATTTTAACGTAAAAAATTCTTGGGGACCTCGTCCAAAATTCGGAAAGGAATTGTTAATGAAATATAAAGCCGATCCTGAAGCATATACAAAAGATCAGTTTTATAATGATCTGCAATTGTATTATGCTAAAAACAGAGGTAAAGATGCTGTTCAGGAGATTTTAGAATTGCTTTAATTATTAAATATTAATTACTAATAAATATGCACATAGTTTGTCATTCCGTAGGAATCTAAGCTGAGTTTGTTAAAAATTTATTACTAATCACTTTGTTGAGATTCCTCCGGAATGACAAATATTATGTTTAAATTCCTAAGTTTAAGATTTACAATTTTTATTAAAAAGTAAAAATGAAAAAAAATATAATTTATATAATATTAATCGCCATTATCGGTGTGATTGCTTTCGTTCCGGGAGTAAAGCATACTCTTAAAGATATGTTTTTCCCGATCGCAACGATTGAAAATGCAGTACACATCAGCGAAGAAGATTATGATATCGAATTAAAAGGAATCAACGTTCCAAGTACGAATCTTAAAAACTTTAAAGACAAACCTGTTTTCCTGAATTTCTGGGGAACCTGGTGCCCGCCTTGCAGAAAAGAGTGGCCTTCAATTCAAAAATTATATGACACCAGAAAAGGAAATGTAGATTTTGTATTAATCGCAATGAATGACCAAGAACCTGCTGTAAGAAAGTTTTTAGAAGAAAATAAATATAATGTTCCTGTTTATATTGCTCAAAGTCCGATCTCAGAAAAGCTGTTGCCAAAGGTATTCCCAACTACTTTTCTTTTAGATAAGAATGGTAGAATTTTAATCAAAGAAGATGCATCAAGAGATTGGAACACAGAATCTACCCATCAATTTATTGATAATATTATTAAGTAATATTTAACTAAAATTTTTATTGAGTTGGTACGGAATTTGCGAAATTTGTATAGTTGAAAAAAATTATTTTAAAACTAAACACACAATGAAGTATTCAAAATTAAATCTGGCAAAAGAAGCCATTAGCCATAAAGGTTTCGTAAAAAAAATTCCTGATATATTCAGGATGATAAAAATGTGGAGAAAAGGAGCTTATCCTGTCAATTCAATTGATATTATTCTTCCTTTATTAGGTCTTGTCTATGTGATCTCACCGATCGATCTACTTCCTGAGGTTGCAATACCTGTTTTAGGAGTTTTAGATGACTTGGCAGTTTTATCATTAACGATTCCTAAACTGGTAAAAGAAGTAGACAAGTTTTTACTTTGGGAAGCCGAAAAAGAATACAGCTCGGGTCAGACTAAAGTAATTGACGCGCAATTAATAAAATAGTATAAAACCATTCCTTTTCGGAATGGTTTTTTTGTAAAATATTTTCAGTGTTAATTGCTAATAATTATCATTCACAATTAACTTACGAAGTAAAATTGACAATTGACCTTTTTCATTTCTACTTTTCGCTTCCAAATCCTTAAATTTGCAACATCTAATAAAAAATAATGGAAAGTAAAAAAGAATTCTTTTTGGAGTGCTACAAGCTAGGTATCATTAAATTCGGAAGATTCACTTTAAAAAGTGGTATTGAAAGTCCGTTTTATGTAGACTTAAGACCTTTAGCCTCAGATCCTAAAATTTTAAAAAGTCTTGCTAATTATTTATTGGACATGCTTCCTTTAGATAATTTTGATTTGATCTGCGGAGTTCCTTACGCTGCACTTCCGATGGCAACAGCTATGTCTTTGGAAAGCTACATTCCGTTGATTATCAAAAGAAAAGAAGCAAAAGATTACGGTACTAAAAAAATGATTGAAGGAATTTACCAAAAAGGACAAAATTGTCTTTTGGTAGAAGATGTGATTACGTCAGGAAAATCTTTAGTAGAAACTATTGGTGAAATCGAGCAGGAAGACCTTAAAGTTGCCGACATCGTTGTTGTTCTAGACAGAGAACAAGGCGGAAAACAACTTTTAGAAAGCAGAGGATTCAGAGTTCACACACTTTTCAATATTTCAGAAGTTTGCGAGATTCTTCAGGAAACAGGAGATCTTAGTGATGAAGAAGTAAAAAGAATTCAGGATTTTCTTCAAGGGAATCATATTCAGTTTGAAGAAAAAACAAGATGTTCTTATGAGCAGAAATTACAAAATGCTCAACATTCGGTTTCTAAAAAATTATTAGAAACAGCTTTAGCAAAACAATCAAACCTTATCGCTTCTGCAGACGTTACCACAACCCAGGAATTGTTGGAACTGGCAGAAAAAGTAGGTCCAAATATAATTGCATTAAAAACGCACATCGATATTATTTCTGATTTCGATTACGAAAAAACAATCGTTCCATTAAAAGCATTGGCTACAAAATATCAGTTCTTATTAATGGAGGACAGAAAATTTGCCGACATCGGAAATACTCAGGAATTACAGTTCACAAGCGGAGTTTTTAAAATTACAGATTGGGCAGATTTTGTAACATCTCAAGTTATCGGAGGTTTTGAGTCGTTGGATTGCTTCAAAAACGTAGGTGTTGTGGCCATCATTGGAATGTCTTCAAAAGGAACTTTAACAACAAACAGTTATAGAGAAGAAGCTCTTAAAGTAGCCTTATCTCACCCAAATGTAATCGGAGGTGTTTCTCAAAACCCTATTCCTGAGGAGATCTTATTATTTACACCAGGCGTGAATCTGGCAGATTCAGGAGACGGAAAAGGACAACAATATAATACTCCGGAGCATGTATTTAAAACCCTTCACACAGATTTCATCATTGTAGGAAGAGGAATTTATAAATCTGATAACCCTGAACAGGCTTCTATCACGTATAAAAACGAAGGTTGGAGCGCCTATTTAAATTCTTTAGAAAAAAAAGCAATTCAGAACTAAAATCTTACGAAATCTATTCAAAATAAGTTATATTTGGTACTTTATCAGAATTTTGAAAAACGTTATTAGTATTTGTCTTGTTTTGTTTTTGGGTGTTGTAGAAGTTTCTGCGCAGAAAGACAGCATTTATATTGAAGCAAAATTGTCTTCGGATAAAAAAACGCTGAACATTAATCAGGAAATTGTTTATTACAATAATTCTGAAAAAGATTTAGATACCGTAAAACTTTTAAACTGGGTTTCAGCGTACAAAAAAAGAGGAACTTCATTGGTTTACAGAAAGCTCGAAGACAGAAATAATGATCTGCATTTCGCAAAACCTGAAGAACAGGGAAAACTTTTAAGTTTAAACATTAAAAGTTCCGACAATCAGGAAATTTCTGTAAACAACATTTCAGAAGAGAACCTTTTTCTTCCTTTGACTAAGGCTTTAAAACCTGGTGAAAGTGTAAAATTACAACTGCAATATCAGATGCAGCTGCCTGATAAAAAATTTACAGGCTACGGAACATCTGATAAAAATATAGCTTTAAAATATTTCTTTATTGTTCCGGATCATTTTGATCCGGACAATATTTCTCAGAGAAATTACCATGATATTGAAGAATCTATCAGCTTTAATACGTACTGGACAATCAATTTTGACATTCCCGTAAATTATTTTATCGAAAGTAACCTTCAGCAGATTCAGATGAATTCTTTTAAAGGATATTTGGATTCTGATCCTGAATTTTTGATCTCACAAAATGAATTTCCTTCCATAAAAATTACTACTTCGGATATTAACACAGAAGTAAAATTTGGATATAATCTAAAACCGGAAGAAAAACAGAATTTAGAATTTTATTTACCGTTACATTTAAAATTCATTAAAGAAAAAACAGGTTCTGTTCCTGAAAAAATTTTTATTTCAGACAAGTTCAGAGATAAAGAAGATTTCTTTGGAAACAATGATATCACGTTCTGGAAATTCAAATTCAGATTATTCACAGAAGCTGAAAAGACTGATATGGATTATTTCGGCATTATAGCTAAAAAAGTTCTTGATGAAAGTATTATTACAGACAAGCTGGATAACCATTGGTTCAAAAACGGTTTAAAATCATATCTTGAAATTCAATATTTAAATAAATTTTACCCCGAAACTAAGCTTTTAGGAACTTTACCCGAGACTAAAGTATTTGGTGTGAAAC encodes:
- a CDS encoding helix-turn-helix domain-containing protein, which gives rise to MTQIQFIGTNPTDLITELKNSLIPELTVQLSAKFQPIQPTEYLTRSEVCKLLKIDLSTLHRWRKDKMIPSYGFGNRVYFKRNEVDQIINQNKLS
- a CDS encoding phage integrase SAM-like domain-containing protein, with protein sequence MATVKFRVLHNSDNAQIYLRFSLSREKVFQAKTGKTINPAFWSSKTARPIQKLPEFKNLALELNELETFVMKSYNSDYAKGIIFCKEWLEEKINSFYNRIDEKMDDSILLIYLSNFISFKKSIASNTNSTIGKYNNLKDRFTDYQKNKKKKYLIEEISAKVLLEFKNYLIVECNLLDTTATRFIKNFKTVLFDARNNGKQINHQIAGFSTGTTNSEHKVFLSLNEIEKVKDIITLNTDWRIASDWLVLGCYLGQRASDLLRMTKRMIYTKTDSGGNSFRFIEITQQKTGEKVVIPLHHEVETILNKYNGDFPPIFADNPDSNSTLFNKHIKKVCELAGIHEIVKGKVYNEITKKNEIVETEKCNLVSSHVCRRSFATNFYGNKLFTTPQLMSITGHKTESMFLNYIGKTADDWAMQTAQTFKELSEKQKTS
- a CDS encoding glycosyltransferase, coding for MNKISILIANYNNGKYFLECYNSIIGQTYQNWEVIIVDDASTDNSVEIIKSIIGNDNRFKLYQNPLNKGCGYTKRECMKYATGEICAYLDPDDALYPRALEESAEEYLFNNKIVATYSKMMMCDEHLNPQKTFSATKRIFNDIYFFNCPIQFAHFFTFKREVYFKTKGINPELKSAVDQDLYLKILELGNVSFINENLYKYRLHADGISQHNSKQDAKDSFAKVIHEAMKRRGIKKIHGKNVPDQFTNADEIYKLLEYQTEPLFRIRNKLNIAFM
- a CDS encoding YMGG-like glycine zipper-containing protein, whose translation is MKNIVLTGLLSVFLLTACKKDDQVAEKSLEQQKIEFQSKQLEIEKQKLAIEKEKMAYEAQKKADSIVEVQKAKTAANNSKPQVIRETKTIYRDRESNSSSNNGTYADNGNSSTGTTATKKKGMSKAAKGTIIGTVGGAAAGAIIAKKNRGLGAVIGGVVGGATGYTIGRAGDRKDGRVQPK
- a CDS encoding LIC_10190 family membrane protein, encoding MILILLSTIILIPTLLGFGKIMENVSGSLFEGISSKIFSGILGISLIWTILAFFIPLNIYVEIVTILLGLLYFFKEKLYENFYIFSRKDVISIALISIVILLASSYYPYILDHFGYYVPTIKWLTEYGLVKGISNLDLTLGQMSIWHIFQAGFSNFSDPFLRINAVLLIVYTIYITEKKSWIQHCFIPILLLFSQSPSPDLPVIIFSLIILKEILSGNKNASLLIGFSVFIFAIKPTMIWLPILSFLYSILIIKSNFKSLIFGTLILILFFIKNIWTFGYPIFPVSIGDLGVNWQPNPEVLKISSQYAILKTYDMQYSYQEIQQFSTIDYIKNWLLLNGIKSKINILFIVSLLIFICFTVIKKNKIITLICISLIIKTVLVLLFSAQYRFFIDVFFVIFFVMFINYFTKKKAFFVFISLSIFFVGFLSFPNLIQKYVPSFRLSKFMGTFEKEQLYKPSSYIYNNFSTQKVGNLKFNISKKYSFSFDTQLPAISTSYISDDVKAEIFPQLIDENNIKKGFIWKKMTPKEKKEAQNVINTIENTNK
- the aroC gene encoding chorismate synthase; this translates as MFNTLGNLLSLTTFGESHGVAYGGIINNFPAGLEIDLDKVQYELDRRKPGQSAIVTQRKESDTVKFLSGMFEGKTTGTPIGFIIENENQKSKDYDHIANSYRPSHADFTYDQKYGIRDYRGGGKSSARETINWVVAGALAKQLLSDIEINAYVSSVGDIFCEKPYQALDFSKTESNEVRCPDAETAEKMIARIKEIKKEGNTIGGTITCVIKNVPVGIGEPIFSKLQAELAKAMLNINACKGFEYGSGFCGAKMTGSEHNDGFNTDFTTKSNLSGGIQGGISNGMDIYFRVAFKPVATILRPQESVDKYGNPAIVEGKGRHDPCVVPRAVPVVESLAAFVLADLFLINKTRNINNF
- a CDS encoding thioredoxin family protein, with amino-acid sequence MKNYWDKGISFEEYVNTGRERLENPTTEQDKDYKQYYELGLQRMERTLKKYTPDEEQLKELESKNFDGKILIISETWCGDASATVPALIKFFEGHNEVRIFLRDSDKSLISQFQTNGTESIPKVIILDKDFNVKNSWGPRPKFGKELLMKYKADPEAYTKDQFYNDLQLYYAKNRGKDAVQEILELL
- a CDS encoding TlpA family protein disulfide reductase, whose amino-acid sequence is MKKNIIYIILIAIIGVIAFVPGVKHTLKDMFFPIATIENAVHISEEDYDIELKGINVPSTNLKNFKDKPVFLNFWGTWCPPCRKEWPSIQKLYDTRKGNVDFVLIAMNDQEPAVRKFLEENKYNVPVYIAQSPISEKLLPKVFPTTFLLDKNGRILIKEDASRDWNTESTHQFIDNIIK